In the Camelus dromedarius isolate mCamDro1 chromosome 13, mCamDro1.pat, whole genome shotgun sequence genome, one interval contains:
- the LOC105094093 gene encoding basic immunoglobulin-like variable motif-containing protein isoform X2, with the protein MPNVAETERTNDSGNGEHKSERRSPEENLQGAVQSFCPRASGERLGPKGDGHYPWSCPVTHTREKIYAICSDYAFLNQATSIYKTPNPPRPSCLPDSISLSVGNNSSRYTSLPTSTSEIIYNEENSLENLSNSLGKLPLAWEIDKSEFDGVTTNLKHKSGNVKKQTSKKKTSDKKGRHQREWPQYSPLEDIKQRKVLDLRRWYCISRPQYKTSCGISSLISCWNFLYSTMGAGNLPAITQEEALHILGFQPPFEDIRFGPFTGNTTLMRWFRQINDHFHVKGCSYVLYKPHGKNKTAGETASGALLKLTHGLKDESLAYIYHCQNHYFCPIGFEATPVKANKAFSRGPLSPQEVEYWILIGESSRKHPAIHCKRWADIVTDLNTQNPEYLDIRHLERGLQYRKTKKVGGNLHCIIAFQRLNWQRFGLWNFPFGTIRQESQPPTHAQGIAKSESEDNISKKQHGRLGRSFSANFHQDSTWKKMSSIHERRNSGYHGYSDYDGND; encoded by the exons ATGCCTAACGTTGCAGAAACAGAAAGGACAAACGATTCTGGAAATGGTGAGCACAAATCTGAGAGAAGGTCTCCTGAAGAGAATCTGCAAGGTGCCGTCCAGTCCTTCTGCCCTCGTGCCTCAGGAGAACGCTTGGGTCCCAAAGGAGATGGTCATTATCCGTGGAGCTGTCCGGTGACCCACACTCGGGAGAAAATCTATGCCATCTGCTCAGACTATGCCTTTCTCAACCAGGCCACCTCAATCTATAAAACTCCCAATCCACCCCGCCCTTCTTGCCTCCCTGATAGTATCTCTTTATCTGTGGGAAATAATTCCTCCAGATACACGAGTCTCCCAACCAGTACATCGGAAATCATCTACAATGAAGAAAATAGCTTGGAAAACTTATCCAACAGCCTGGGCAAGCTACCTCTCGCGTGGGAAATTGATAAATCTGAATTTGATGGGGTGACCACGAATTTGAAACACAAATCAG GCAATGTAAAGAAACAAACTTCTAAGAAAAAAACTTCAGATAAGAAAGGAAGACATCAAAGGGAATGGCCTCAGTATTCTCCTCTTGAGGATATTAAGCAGCGGAAAGTATTAGACCTCAGACGATG GTACTGCATAAGCCGACCACAATATAAGACGTCTTGTGGTATCTCCTCATTAATTTCTTGCTGGAATTTCTTATACAGCACAATGGGAGCTGGAAA TCTTCCAGCTATCACCCAAGAAGaagctttacatattttgggcTTTCAACCCCCATTTGAAGATATTAGGTTCGGCCCTTTCACCGGAAATACAACACTTATGAG GTGGTTTAGACAAATTAATGACCACTTCCACGTAAAAGGATGCTCGTATGTTCTATATAAGCCTCACGGGAAGAACAAAACAGCTGGAGAAACTG catcAGGGGCCCTGTTGAAGTTAACCCATGGACTGAAAGATGAATCGCTAGCTTATATCTACCATTGTCAAAATCATTACTTTTGTCCAATTGGCTTTGAAGCAACCCCTGTTAAAGCTAATAAAGCATTCAG CAGGGGTCCCCTCTCACCACAAGAAGTAGAATACTGGATCTTAATTGGAGAATCAAGTAGAAAACATCCTGCCATTCACTGTAAAAG ATGGGCAGATATCGTTACTGATCTAAACACTCAAAATCCAGAATATCTAGACATCCGGCACTTGGAGAGGGGGCTGCAGTATCGAAAAACAAAGAAG gtTGGGGGAAATTTGCATTGCATCATAGCATTCCAGAGACTTAATTGGCAAAGATTTGGCCTTTGGAACTTTCCATTTGGAACCATTAGACAAGAATCACAACCTCCAACACATGCCCAGGGAATTGCCAAATCTGAAAGTGAGGACAATATCTCCAAGAAGCAGCACGGGCGTCTGGGCCGGTCTTTCAGTGCTAACTTCCATCAAGACTCAACGTGGAAAAAGATGTCCAGTATCCATGAGAGAAGGAACAGTGGCTACCACGGTTACAGTGATTACGATGGAAATGACTGA